A single window of Vidua chalybeata isolate OUT-0048 chromosome 7, bVidCha1 merged haplotype, whole genome shotgun sequence DNA harbors:
- the FAM171B gene encoding protein FAM171B, whose protein sequence is MPGTCGRLSALLPGLAAALLPMLVMLMMGRPPPAASAAATRPQQQRAALPGGAPAAASGSVFTLKVQVNDIISHQYLPQAVVEVFVNYTLTNSTLTGSNGAVLVKVPYKLGLSLTIVSYKDGYLLTPLPWKTARMPIYSSVTLSLFPQSQANIWLFEDTVLITGKLSDAKSQPSVQFPKSLMKLPTNHIANVTAYLTVPEQFLKVDSFLYTTGIILNKSGFKSMELTPLAAICVNVLLAGKELNIKGPIQVSLPLPTTTVRSGDAVPAWTFDMKIGAWVNRGLGIVKEVDGQLVWTYTAQHLGYWIAAPLPGARESIISAVSKDITAYHTVFLTAILGGTVVIIIGFFAVLLCYCRDKCRRTKKKEKNSTKLEVIKKDQTTSTTHINHISAVKGSLKLEEKSQLYTPKISSYSPQRRLSIDTEDGKSQDNFKIYSEDASYQSSCQIGQAGNSAHSVEPSAGVRLLQQPKHSNSTISQAPRDIPDQNRYLSLKEEMYGLSHIPEHLMHIYNQPIAILQTSDLFHSPEPLHPAKSATLPRKGQLVYGPMMEPMNRDTYMQTLPKMPVHSHPQPSACRDENSALDGEEGLPSQASNWGRYTNSLLESVSVPGTLNEAVVMTPFSSELQGISEQTLLELSKGKPSPHPRAWFVSLDGKPIAQVRHSFIDLKKGKKTESNDTSLDSGVDMNEHHPNRKLEREKTFIKSMPHSKILYLEDLDLSGSESGTTVCTPEDQAVRHIMEGGNGPVLEQHNEEGLRKKSLPGSHESGIPSAKKRDRPPLMKRDSKTNIWKKREERPLIPIN, encoded by the exons ATGCCGGGCACCTGCGGGCGCCTCTCCGcgctgctcccggggctggcGGCCGCGCTGCTGCCGATGCTGGTGATGCTGATGATGGGgcggccgccccccgccgcctccgccgccgccACCCGCCCGCAGCAGCAGCGAGCGGCGCTGCCCGGGGGCGCCCCCGCCGCGGCATCAG GATCTGTTTTCACCCTGAAAGTTCAAGTAAATGACATCATCAGCCACCAGTACCTGCCACAAGCAGTGGTAGAGGTGTTTGTTAACTACACCCTGACAAATTCTACTCTTACTGGGAGCAATGGAGCAGTGTTGGTAAAAGTCCCCTACAAATTAGGATTAAGCTTAACTATTGTCTCATACAAGGATGGCTACCTGCTGACACCTTTGCCTTGGAAGACTGCGAGAATGCCAA TATACTCGTCCGTGACGCTCTCGTTATTCCCACAAAGTCAAGCTAATATATGGCTGTTTGAAGATACTGTCTTAATTACTGGAAAACTGTCTG ATGCCAAATCTCAACCGAGTGTTCAGTTTCCAAAATCTTTAATGAAGCTTCCAACAAATCATATTGCAAATGTTACAGCCTATCTGACAGTACCAGAGCAATTTTTGAAAGTGGACAGCTTTCTCTATACAACAGGAATTATTCTAAATAAATCAG GTTTCAAAAGCATGGAATTAACTCCTCTCGCTGCCATATGTGTAAATGTTCTTTTGGCTGGGAAAGAACTGAATATAAAGGGTCCCATTCAGGTTTCACTTCCTCTTCCCACAACTACTGTAAGATCAGGAGACGCTGTACCTGCCTGGACATTTGATATGAAAATTG gtgCTTGGGTAAACCGTGGGCTAGGAATAGTGAAGGAAGTGGATGGCCAGTTGGTATGGACATACACTGCTCAGCACTTGGGCTACTGGATTGCAGCTCCACTGCCTGGAGCAAGAG AATCCATTATTAGTGCTGTTTCCAAGGACATAACAGCCTATCACACTGTGTTCCTTACGGCCATACTGGGAGGAACTGTTGTCATTATCATTggattttttgctgttcttctttGTTACTGCAG GGATAAATGTCGTCGGacaaagaagaaggaaaaaaactcaaccaAGCTGGAGGTCATAAAAAAAGACCAGACAACCTCAACAACTCACATAAATCACATCAGTGCTGTCAAAGGGTCTTTAAAGCTGGAGGAAAAGTCACAGTTATATACACCGAAGATTTCTTCATACAGCCCTCAAAGGAGGCTGTCCATAGACACAGAAGATGGAAAATCACAAGACAATTTTAAAATCTACTCAGAGGATGCTTCTTATCAGTCATCCTGTCAGATTGGTCAGGCAGGAAATTCAGCCCATTCAGTGGAGCCTAGTGCTGGAGTGAGGCTTTTACAGCAGCCAAAGCACAGTAACAGTACTATTTCCCAGGCTCCTAGGGACATTCCAGACCAAAACAGGTACCTTTCACTGAAAGAGGAGATGTATGGGCTTTCCCATATCCCAGAACATCTAATGCATATTTACAATCAGCCTATAGCTATTCTTCAAACCTCAGACCTTTTCCACTCCCCAGAGCCACTGCATCCTGCTAAATCAGCAACTTTGCCAAGGAAAGGGCAGCTGGTGTATGGCCCCATGATGGAACCCATGAATCGTGACACTTACATGCAAACACTCCCCAAAATGCCAGTGCACTCTCATCCCCAGCCTTCTGCCTGCAGAGATGAGAACAGTGCCCTGGATGGTGAAGAGGGCTTGCCTTCCCAAGCATCCAACTGGGGCCGGTACACCAACAGCTTACTGGAATCTGTCTCTGTTCCTGGGACACTGAATGAAGCAGTTGTAATGACTCCGTTTTCATCCGAACTTCAAGGGATTTCAGAGCAAACATTGCTGGAGCTCTCTAAAGGAAAACCATCTCCGCATCCTCGAGCATGGTTTGTGTCCCTGGATGGGAAGCCAATTGCTCAAGTGAGGCATTCTTTCATAGATCtgaaaaagggcaaaaaaactGAGAGTAATGATACCAGCCTGGACTCTGGTGTGGATATGAATGAGCACCATCCTAACAGGAAACTGGAGAGAGAGAAGACTTTCATTAAAAGTATGCCACATTCTAAGATTCTTTACTTGGAAGATCTGGATCTGAGTGGCAGTGAAAGCGGGACCACTGTTTGCACTCCAGAGGACCAGGCTGTGAGACACATTATGGAAGGAGGGAATGGGCCAGTCCTAGAACAACATAACGAGGAAGGTCTAAGGAAAAAATCTCTACCAGGAAGTCATGAATCTGGTATCCCTTCTGCTAAAAAAAGGGATAGACCACCTCTCATGAAAAGAGATAGTAAAACCAATatctggaagaaaagagaggagaggcCGCTTATTCctataaattaa